Proteins from a single region of Hordeum vulgare subsp. vulgare chromosome 6H, MorexV3_pseudomolecules_assembly, whole genome shotgun sequence:
- the LOC123402333 gene encoding protein GLUTAMINE DUMPER 6-like: MRNAAVDAQMNAGGASSSPTMIPPPFWSTPTPYLFIGFAVVMSLIAVALAVLLCSRRREGGREDEEAVPAGMMSVRVLTPLDREVPKVVVVMAGDDMPSFLASATPLDFAEAAKVQRSYCQCGAKDVAAAV; this comes from the coding sequence ATGAGGAATGCGGCAGTTGACGCGCAGATGAACGCCGGCGGCGCCTCTTCGTCGCCCACCATGATCCCGCCGCCGTTCTGGTCGACGCCGACGCCGTACCTGTTCATCGGCTTCGCCGTGGTGATGAGCCTCATCGCGGTGGCTCTGGCCGTGCTCCTCTGCTCCCGCCGCAGGGAGGGAGGCCGCGAGGACGAGGAGGCTGTCCCGGCCGGGATGATGTCTGTGCGCGTGCTGACGCCGCTGGACAGGGAGGTGCccaaggtggtggtggtgatggccgGCGACGACATGCCGTCCTTCCTCGCCAGCGCCACGCCGCTCGACTTCGCCGAGGCGGCTAAGGTGCAGAGGTCGTACTGCCAGTGCGGCGCCAAGGACGTCGCCGCCGCCGTGTAG